The following coding sequences lie in one Arachis stenosperma cultivar V10309 chromosome 5, arast.V10309.gnm1.PFL2, whole genome shotgun sequence genomic window:
- the LOC130979899 gene encoding DNA (cytosine-5)-methyltransferase DRM2-like translates to MHSQGSSSRNQYDWDSDDEIEVFGMPQESNVHGVEESGSTCSSAKNSKLIHHFVGMGFSVEEVIKAIEEDGEDNEENILETLLTLAATIDDPMREAFTEPCDFAKKSVTTIDISDDDDDDYGITDSEIEEDAFTSEKDETLSILVNMGYPFKEALIAIDKCGPGADLSDLADFICAAQLEKEIESHLQDRPNRIHDTSLHVHKRSRDHYYNGKKKSRMCRKSQKKPLEIDMEEIELSIPTNGFSIAKGLYPRVVRKIPDKLAGPPYFYYENVAIAPVGVWNKISNFLYGIQPEFVDSKLFCASTRKRGYIHNLPTENRFPLLPIQPLTVQEALPNTRQWWPKWDRRTQLNCLLTSIGAATVTEKIRRDLEECGAETPPPNVQDTVLKLCKKWNLVWVGKNKVATLEPDEYEMLLGFPKDHTRGGGISRTDRYKALGNAFQVDTVAYHLSVLKDQYPNGVNVLSLFSGIGGAEVALHRLGIKLKNVVSAEISEVNRNILRCWWEQTEQRGNLFEVEDVQRVTSEHISHWINRFGGFDLVIGGSPCNNLSGSNRVSRDGLEGEHSSLFYEYYRIVNEVMQAQR, encoded by the exons ATG CATTCACAAGGTTCAAGCTCAAGGAATCAATATGATTGGGACAGTGATGACGAGATTGAGGTATTTGGCATGCCTCAAGAGAGCAATGTACACGGTGTGGAG GAGAGTGGTTCAACTTGTTCAAGTGCCAAGAACAGCAAGCTGATTCATCACTTTGTGGGAATGGGGTTTTCCGTAGAGGAAGTGATCAAAGCTATTGAGGAAGATG GAGAAGACAATGAGGAAAACATTCTGGAGACTCTACTAACACTTGCAGCT ACCATCGACGATCCTATGCGAGAAGCTTTCACAGAACCATGTGATTTTGCTAAGAAAAGTGTTACAACAATTGACAtatctgatgatgatgatgatgattatggtATTACTGATTCTGAAATTGAG GAAGATGCCTTTACATCAGAGAAGGATGAGACCTTGTCAATACTTGTGAATATGGGATACCCTTTCAAGGAAGCTTTGATAGCTATAGACAAATGCG GTCCTGGAGCAGATCTCAGTGACCTTGCAGATTTCATTTGTGCTGCTCAATTAGAAAAGGAAATTGAGTCTCATCTTCAAGATCGACCTAACAGGATACATGATACCTCTCTTCATGTGCATAAAAGG TCAAGAGATCACTACTATAATGGGAAAAAGAAAAGCAGAATGTGCAGGAAAAGCCAAAAGAAGCCTTTAGAAATTGACATGGAGGAGATAGAACTATCTATCCCAACAAATGGATTTAGCATAGCAAAAGGACTCTATCCCAGGGTTGTAAGAAAGATCCCAGATAAACTAGCAGGTCCACCATACTTTTATTATGAAAACGTCGCTATTGCTCCTGTAGGAGTTTGGAATAAAATCTCAAATTTTCTATATGGGATTCAGCCAGAGTTTGTTGattcaaaattattttgtgCTTCAACAAGAAAAAGAGGGTATATCCATAATCTCCCCACTGAAAACCGTTTCCCATTGCTTCCTATCCAACCCCTTACTGTCCAAGAGGCTTTGCCTAACACCAGACAGTGGTGGCCTAAATGGGATCGAAGAACACAGCTCAATTGCCTTCTAACAAGCATTGGAGCTGCCACAGTGacagagaaaataagaagagaCCTTGAAGAGTGTGGTGCTGAAACTCCTCCTCCAAATGTCCAAGACACTGTGCTTAAACTGTGTAAAAAGTGGAACTTGGTTTGGGTTGGGAAAAACAAGGTGGCAACCCTTGAACCTGATGAATATGAGATGCTGCTGGGATTCCCAAAGGATCACACTAGAGGTGGAGGAATCAGCAGAACAgatagatacaaagcacttggGAATGCCTTTCAG GTTGACACAGTTGCCTATCATCTTTCAGTATTGAAGGATCAATATCCAAATGGCGTTAATGTTCTGTCCCTCTTCTCTGGCATTGGAGGTGCTGAAGTGGCTCTTCATAGGTTAGGAATAAAGCTCAAGAATGTAGTGTCCGCGGAAATATCTGAAGTCAACAGAAACATCCTTCGCTGTTGGTGGGAACAGACAGAACAAAGGGGTAACCTATTTGAGGTTGAAGATGTACAAAGGGTGACTTCAGAGCATATAAGCCATTGGATAAACCGTTTTGGTGGATTTGACCTTGTCATTGGTGGGAGCCCATGTAATAACCTTTCTGGTAGTAACAGAGTCAGTAGAGATGGCTTGGAAGGGGAGCATTCCTCACTCTTTTATGAATATTATAGGATTGTTAATGAAGTAATGCAAGCACAACGATAA